A genomic segment from Polyangium mundeleinium encodes:
- the scpB gene encoding SMC-Scp complex subunit ScpB, producing MATEGGSKRRGKLRLVPQPQEEAPPDSDSPERLRRAAWAWFHPKTAETAPVTQAEAVAEAEAPPVPEPEAETAPVPQAEAAPVKKSKAKAKSAPVAEAQAEAVAAPEAEAVAAPEAEAVAAPEAEAVAAPEADVEATPEADASSTETAEPKRKRAPRKPKPAPLSPVERFRSLAAAFFRAQRLVGNVGKASVAATSGAPDGAPVAQEDNAGQASGAVARAHLKGVLEALIFASEHPMTSRDLARVAKAEHRLVVSLLGELGAEYRNRGIRLDEVAGGYVFRTSPAFAPFVREQVAKKPVKMTRAQVETLAIVAYRQPITRPEIDEVRGVDSGAVLKSLLERDLVRILGKKEEPGRPMLYGTTAQFLEFFGLRTLSDLPTLREFTELSDESRRAYEREMGEEPPDAAVAFTDTSSPAADGGLMGGEGSFHTHVVPPEAAAAGDTESSARDEFAFTDEDRTQMESGGEEAMNDVQAASDEWSEKEEAEERLAAEDEDEDEDEDEDEDEDEDEDEDEDEDEDEDEDEDEDEDEDEDEDEDDEDDEDEDEDEDEDDEDEDEDEDEDEDDEDEDDEDEDEDEDEDEDE from the coding sequence ATGGCGACTGAGGGCGGCTCGAAGCGGCGCGGGAAGTTGCGGCTCGTGCCGCAGCCGCAAGAGGAGGCCCCGCCGGACAGCGACTCGCCCGAGCGGCTCCGCCGCGCGGCATGGGCATGGTTCCATCCGAAGACGGCGGAGACAGCGCCGGTCACGCAAGCCGAAGCGGTCGCGGAGGCGGAAGCGCCGCCGGTCCCGGAGCCGGAGGCGGAGACCGCGCCGGTCCCGCAGGCGGAGGCGGCGCCCGTCAAGAAGTCGAAGGCGAAGGCGAAGTCTGCGCCGGTTGCGGAGGCGCAGGCGGAAGCTGTCGCGGCACCGGAAGCGGAGGCTGTCGCGGCACCGGAAGCAGAAGCTGTCGCGGCGCCGGAAGCGGAAGCTGTCGCGGCACCGGAAGCGGACGTCGAAGCGACGCCGGAAGCGGACGCATCATCGACCGAGACGGCCGAGCCCAAGCGCAAGCGCGCACCCCGCAAGCCGAAGCCCGCGCCGCTCTCGCCCGTCGAGCGGTTTCGATCACTCGCGGCCGCGTTTTTCCGGGCGCAGCGCCTCGTCGGCAACGTCGGCAAGGCGTCCGTGGCTGCGACGAGCGGCGCCCCGGACGGCGCTCCGGTCGCGCAGGAAGACAACGCCGGACAGGCGAGCGGCGCGGTTGCCCGCGCGCATCTGAAGGGTGTGCTGGAAGCCCTGATCTTCGCGTCCGAGCACCCGATGACGTCACGCGATCTCGCGCGCGTGGCGAAGGCGGAGCACCGCCTCGTCGTGTCGCTCCTCGGCGAGCTCGGGGCCGAGTACCGGAACCGTGGGATCCGGCTCGACGAGGTCGCGGGCGGGTACGTGTTCCGGACGAGCCCAGCGTTCGCGCCGTTCGTGCGCGAGCAGGTCGCGAAGAAGCCGGTGAAGATGACGCGCGCGCAGGTCGAGACGCTGGCGATCGTCGCGTACCGGCAGCCGATCACGCGGCCGGAGATCGACGAGGTGCGCGGCGTGGACTCGGGCGCGGTGCTCAAGTCGCTGCTCGAACGGGACCTCGTGCGCATCCTCGGCAAGAAGGAAGAGCCGGGGCGGCCGATGCTCTACGGGACGACGGCGCAGTTCCTCGAGTTCTTCGGGCTGCGCACGCTCTCGGATCTGCCGACGCTGCGCGAGTTCACCGAGCTCTCGGACGAGTCGCGGCGCGCCTACGAGCGCGAGATGGGCGAGGAGCCGCCGGATGCGGCGGTCGCCTTCACGGACACGAGCTCACCCGCGGCGGACGGCGGTTTGATGGGAGGCGAGGGCAGCTTCCACACGCACGTCGTGCCGCCGGAGGCAGCGGCCGCCGGCGATACGGAGAGCTCCGCGCGTGACGAGTTTGCATTTACGGACGAGGATCGGACGCAGATGGAGAGCGGCGGGGAGGAAGCGATGAACGACGTGCAAGCAGCGAGCGACGAGTGGTCTGAGAAGGAAGAGGCCGAGGAGCGGTTGGCCGCGGAGGACGAGGACGAGGACGAGGACGAGGACGAGGACGAGGACGAGGACGAAGACGAAGACGAAGACGAAGACGAAGACGAAGACGAAGACGAAGACGAGGACGAGGACGAGGACGAAGACGAGGACGAGGACGAGGACGACGAGGACGACGAGGACGAGGACGAGGACGAGGACGAGGACGACGAGGACGAGGACGAAGACGAGGACGAGGACGAGGACGACGAGGACGAGGACGACGAGGACGAGGACGAGGACGAGGACGAGGACGAGGACGAATAA
- a CDS encoding segregation and condensation protein A: MSKARSSAAGKTQEKAKAAPSPSPARAREPRGKASEAPTPIREAMPAAAEALDNDNAYRIALPQFEGPLDLLLHLIQQHELDILDIPVSFITQKYLEYLSMMRALSIDLASEYLVMAATLTHIKSKMLLPVVPKDQDGDGLPEDEVDPREELVRRLLEYQKYKAAGADLAERGTLGKDIFARGIPEPVPEGPAPFAPTGVFSLFDALEKLLKKTNVKIEHQVNFDRITITDRIVQLTERLTGRRRATFEELVLDDPARQGAPLTRFDIVITFLAILEMARMKLLRIYQSDPLATIHLELSMRAETSEDDEDASTEASDDDRGAEREPTEAPSDDRGVEQEATEAPSDDRGVEQEATEAPSDDRGVEQEATEAPVAVREAEEEPTEAPDDDREVEQAPIEPKVNDGD; encoded by the coding sequence GTGAGCAAGGCGAGGTCGAGCGCGGCGGGGAAGACCCAGGAGAAGGCGAAGGCAGCCCCTTCCCCTTCGCCCGCGCGCGCACGCGAGCCACGCGGCAAGGCTTCCGAGGCCCCGACGCCGATCCGCGAGGCGATGCCCGCGGCGGCCGAGGCGCTCGACAACGACAACGCCTACCGCATCGCGCTCCCGCAGTTCGAGGGGCCGCTCGACCTCCTGCTGCACCTGATCCAGCAGCACGAGCTCGATATCCTCGACATCCCCGTGAGCTTCATCACGCAGAAGTACCTCGAGTACCTGTCGATGATGCGGGCTTTGTCGATTGATCTCGCGAGCGAGTACCTCGTGATGGCGGCGACGCTGACGCACATCAAGTCGAAGATGTTGCTTCCGGTGGTGCCCAAGGATCAGGACGGGGATGGGCTGCCGGAGGACGAGGTCGATCCGCGGGAGGAGCTCGTCCGGCGGCTGCTCGAGTACCAGAAGTACAAGGCGGCGGGGGCGGACCTCGCGGAGCGCGGGACGCTCGGCAAGGACATCTTTGCGCGCGGGATTCCGGAGCCCGTGCCGGAGGGGCCGGCGCCGTTCGCGCCGACGGGGGTGTTCTCGCTCTTCGACGCGCTGGAGAAGCTGCTCAAGAAGACGAACGTCAAGATCGAGCACCAGGTCAACTTCGATCGGATCACCATCACGGATCGGATCGTGCAGCTCACGGAGCGGCTGACGGGCCGGCGGCGCGCGACGTTCGAGGAGCTGGTGCTCGACGATCCGGCGCGGCAAGGCGCGCCGCTGACGCGCTTCGACATCGTGATCACGTTCCTCGCGATCCTGGAGATGGCGAGGATGAAGCTGCTCCGGATCTACCAGTCGGATCCGCTCGCGACGATCCACCTGGAGCTGTCGATGCGGGCGGAGACGAGCGAAGACGACGAAGACGCGTCGACCGAGGCGTCCGACGACGATCGTGGCGCCGAGCGGGAGCCGACGGAGGCGCCAAGCGACGACAGGGGCGTCGAGCAGGAGGCGACCGAGGCGCCAAGCGACGACAGGGGCGTCGAGCAGGAGGCGACCGAGGCGCCAAGCGACGACAGGGGCGTCGAGCAGGAGGCGACCGAGGCGCCTGTCGCGGTAAGAGAGGCCGAGGAGGAGCCGACCGAGGCGCCTGACGACGACAGAGAGGTCGAGCAGGCGCCGATCGAGCCGAAGGTGAACGATGGCGACTGA
- a CDS encoding serine/threonine-protein kinase yields MTPSPTKSCPSCGERYDADVLFCPQDGTPLTNVKGPSLSSPEVDPYAGLELAGQIRIKHLIGIGSMGRVYRAFQAGIDRDVAVKILHRELSGNAELVGRFHREAKIASRLAHPGVVSVLMTGTIPQRGDPRTGGEMYLVMEYLDGMSLLSALAAAGTGGEPSALPLPRAMHIALQICDAVGEAHAQGIVHRDLKPENVMLVRRGDDPDFVKVLDFGIARLDWADRGSMATQAGLIFGTAKYISPEGAEGKPVSPAADVYSIATILYQCLAGRTPFEGESPVQLLIQHTHDPPPDLLRIPRASYVPAPLAAVIMQNLAKKPEARADDARALGKDLYAAARQSGLDPDELARSNLLFARQGAVKLPSKERTKSLELSTDLAAKIGGVAAHPEATPLPISSRIVDDPDSSPAPFVPPAPTSSAGRAVSSPAIEDDDETTAAPPSIDETRVDEDDARHLDDPDDHASPAAPFARESTMQGTETPLSLPPPADTKRRARLTRIVAIVLCLAAAPLVIVLGGKRLGLVGATSADSLDGRLEAARDAMKRQAWDAPPGDNVKEILEVAHARWPGDARVKELRREAAERLVTSALGRKYAGDPAEALHLARIAVSLNPSLTTAQHLVAELESKAPVNLAPATSNTPRAVPTDPRPNGRFPAPRPTGKDGKPLPSASASTTPGPTATPTPTSTTKEPTGKSTGPDGPVLPPTPPPLPTTDPPPTPTGGPWL; encoded by the coding sequence ATGACCCCGTCCCCCACGAAGAGTTGCCCGTCGTGCGGCGAGCGCTACGACGCGGATGTCCTCTTCTGCCCGCAGGACGGCACGCCCCTCACGAACGTGAAGGGCCCCTCGCTCTCCAGCCCCGAGGTCGACCCGTACGCGGGCCTCGAACTGGCCGGGCAAATCCGCATCAAGCACCTCATCGGCATCGGCTCGATGGGCCGCGTCTACCGCGCCTTCCAGGCCGGCATCGATCGCGACGTCGCCGTGAAAATCCTCCACCGCGAGCTCAGCGGCAACGCCGAGCTCGTCGGACGTTTCCACCGCGAAGCCAAGATCGCGAGCCGCCTCGCGCACCCCGGCGTGGTCTCGGTCCTCATGACCGGCACGATCCCGCAGCGCGGCGATCCGCGCACGGGCGGCGAGATGTACCTCGTGATGGAGTACCTCGACGGCATGTCGCTGCTCTCCGCGCTCGCGGCGGCGGGCACCGGAGGCGAGCCCTCGGCGTTGCCTTTGCCGCGCGCGATGCACATCGCGCTGCAGATCTGCGACGCCGTCGGCGAGGCGCACGCGCAGGGCATCGTGCACCGTGATCTCAAGCCCGAGAACGTGATGCTCGTGCGCCGCGGCGACGACCCGGACTTCGTCAAAGTCCTCGACTTCGGCATCGCGCGCCTCGACTGGGCCGATCGGGGATCGATGGCCACGCAGGCGGGCCTGATCTTCGGCACGGCGAAGTACATCTCGCCCGAGGGCGCCGAGGGCAAACCCGTGAGCCCCGCGGCCGACGTCTACTCGATCGCCACGATCCTCTACCAGTGTCTCGCCGGCCGAACGCCGTTCGAAGGCGAGTCGCCGGTGCAGCTCCTGATCCAGCACACGCACGATCCGCCGCCCGACCTCCTCCGTATCCCGCGCGCGAGTTACGTCCCCGCGCCGCTCGCCGCGGTGATCATGCAGAACCTCGCGAAGAAGCCGGAGGCGCGCGCCGACGACGCACGCGCGCTCGGCAAGGACCTCTACGCGGCCGCGCGCCAGAGCGGCCTCGATCCGGACGAGCTCGCCCGATCGAACCTGCTCTTCGCGCGGCAGGGCGCGGTGAAGCTCCCCTCGAAGGAGCGCACGAAATCCCTGGAGCTCTCCACGGATCTCGCCGCGAAGATCGGCGGCGTCGCCGCGCACCCCGAAGCGACCCCGCTGCCGATCTCCTCGCGGATCGTCGACGATCCCGACAGCTCCCCCGCGCCGTTCGTGCCGCCAGCGCCCACGTCCTCCGCGGGCCGCGCCGTGTCGTCCCCCGCGATCGAGGACGACGACGAGACGACCGCCGCGCCGCCTTCGATCGACGAAACACGCGTCGACGAGGACGACGCGCGGCATCTCGACGACCCCGACGATCATGCCTCGCCCGCGGCCCCATTCGCGCGCGAGTCGACCATGCAAGGCACGGAGACGCCGCTCTCCTTGCCTCCGCCGGCCGACACGAAGCGACGCGCGCGCCTCACGCGCATCGTCGCGATCGTCCTCTGCCTCGCCGCCGCGCCGCTCGTGATCGTCCTCGGTGGCAAGCGCCTCGGCCTCGTCGGCGCGACCTCGGCCGACTCGCTCGACGGCCGCCTCGAAGCCGCGCGCGACGCCATGAAGCGCCAGGCCTGGGACGCGCCGCCCGGCGACAACGTGAAAGAGATCCTCGAGGTCGCGCACGCGCGCTGGCCCGGCGACGCGCGCGTGAAGGAGCTACGCCGCGAGGCCGCCGAGCGCCTCGTCACGAGCGCCCTCGGGCGCAAGTACGCCGGGGATCCCGCGGAGGCCCTGCACCTCGCTCGGATCGCCGTCTCGCTGAACCCCTCGCTCACGACGGCGCAACACCTCGTCGCCGAGCTCGAATCAAAGGCGCCCGTAAACCTCGCCCCCGCGACGAGCAACACGCCTCGCGCCGTCCCCACGGATCCCCGCCCGAACGGCCGCTTCCCTGCGCCGCGCCCCACGGGCAAGGATGGAAAACCGCTCCCGAGCGCCTCGGCGTCCACCACGCCCGGCCCCACGGCAACCCCCACGCCGACGTCCACGACGAAGGAACCCACCGGCAAGTCGACCGGCCCCGACGGCCCCGTGCTTCCGCCCACGCCGCCGCCCTTGCCGACGACCGATCCGCCGCCCACACCCACCGGTGGGCCATGGCTCTGA
- a CDS encoding MaoC/PaaZ C-terminal domain-containing protein — MALDLSSLGFTTEPCSFPYDWKTLALYALGIGTKRDELAYLYEGTEGGLRVVPTFAVIPATEPVFKSLARTGGNFAMVVHGGQKIRALAPIPPSGTLLTTATIRGIYDMKKLAQVVIDTTTTLESGERVNETTWSILYRGEGGFSGPRPPSDPDEPSIPKDREPTFLHEETTSPEQALLYRLCGDYNPLHADPAFAASVGFPQGPILHGLATYGFAARAVVKGLLGGDASRLRVLSAQFRKPVWPGDTIVTQGFLLEGGKVALQASVKGRPEAVLTGGYAEIA; from the coding sequence ATGGCCCTCGATCTATCGAGTTTGGGCTTCACCACGGAGCCGTGCTCGTTCCCCTACGACTGGAAGACGCTCGCGCTCTACGCGCTCGGCATCGGCACGAAGCGCGACGAGCTCGCCTACCTCTACGAGGGCACCGAAGGCGGGCTCCGCGTGGTCCCGACCTTCGCCGTGATCCCCGCGACGGAGCCCGTGTTCAAGTCGCTCGCGCGCACGGGCGGCAACTTCGCCATGGTCGTCCACGGCGGCCAGAAGATCCGCGCCCTCGCGCCGATCCCGCCGTCCGGCACGCTGCTCACGACCGCCACGATCCGCGGCATCTACGACATGAAGAAGCTCGCCCAGGTCGTCATCGACACGACGACCACGCTCGAAAGCGGCGAGCGCGTCAACGAGACCACGTGGTCGATCCTCTACCGCGGCGAAGGCGGCTTCAGCGGCCCGCGCCCGCCTTCGGATCCGGACGAACCTTCGATCCCGAAGGATCGCGAGCCGACGTTCCTCCACGAAGAGACCACGTCCCCCGAGCAAGCGCTGCTCTATCGCCTCTGCGGCGACTACAACCCGCTGCACGCCGACCCCGCGTTCGCCGCCTCCGTCGGCTTCCCGCAGGGCCCGATTCTGCACGGGCTCGCGACGTACGGGTTTGCGGCGCGCGCGGTCGTGAAGGGCCTGCTCGGGGGGGATGCTTCGCGCTTGCGGGTTTTGTCCGCACAATTCCGCAAGCCGGTCTGGCCTGGGGACACCATCGTCACGCAGGGATTCCTGCTCGAAGGTGGAAAGGTGGCGCTCCAGGCGAGCGTGAAGGGACGACCGGAGGCGGTGCTCACGGGCGGATACGCGGAGATCGCCTGA
- a CDS encoding peptidylprolyl isomerase, with the protein MSKETKTQRKAEEDPELDKKRAEDEEEDEDEEEEGAEGESDDEDEEEDEEEDEEDEDEEEADEHAKHQGQDAAAHGDDEDPSWWTPHVVLAVLVLIGILGFFGMFNKPLGFLAAKPQGGAAHTETAAAQPATPATPATPPRPTAPAQQQPPREMFGAKHFLVMYKGGMRAPANVTRTKEEAKARAEEGLKKVKDGAKFETIVGEYSDEPNAGARGGDLGLFPKGAMVGPFQEAVEKLKVNEISGLVETPFGYHVILRTK; encoded by the coding sequence ATGAGCAAAGAGACCAAGACGCAGCGCAAGGCCGAAGAGGATCCCGAGCTCGACAAGAAGCGGGCGGAGGACGAAGAGGAAGACGAGGACGAGGAGGAAGAGGGCGCGGAAGGCGAGTCCGACGACGAGGACGAGGAAGAGGACGAAGAGGAAGACGAAGAAGACGAGGACGAAGAAGAGGCAGACGAGCACGCGAAGCACCAGGGCCAAGACGCCGCCGCGCACGGCGACGACGAGGATCCCTCCTGGTGGACGCCGCACGTCGTCCTTGCCGTGCTCGTGCTGATCGGCATCCTTGGCTTCTTCGGCATGTTCAACAAGCCGCTCGGCTTCCTCGCCGCGAAGCCCCAGGGCGGCGCTGCGCACACCGAGACGGCTGCGGCGCAGCCTGCCACCCCGGCGACGCCCGCGACGCCGCCTCGCCCCACGGCCCCTGCGCAGCAGCAGCCGCCGCGCGAGATGTTCGGCGCGAAGCACTTCCTCGTGATGTACAAGGGCGGCATGCGCGCGCCCGCGAACGTCACGCGCACGAAGGAAGAGGCAAAGGCCCGCGCCGAGGAAGGCCTGAAGAAGGTCAAGGACGGCGCGAAGTTCGAGACGATCGTCGGCGAGTACAGCGACGAGCCGAACGCCGGCGCCCGCGGCGGCGACCTCGGCCTCTTCCCGAAGGGCGCGATGGTCGGTCCCTTCCAGGAGGCGGTCGAGAAGCTGAAGGTCAACGAGATCAGCGGCCTCGTCGAGACGCCCTTCGGCTACCACGTCATTTTGAGGACGAAGTAA
- a CDS encoding DUF6599 family protein — translation MMQRHAAFGSLLALALVSACKNEEPRGAAPPPPPAAKPAACAGGGGTLSDAQSAAFFPRTTGGFCLDPNGGDKTYGEGASLPLDQICDMFDGECEIYKGFGVRRVVELRYVDGSGSAATIDVHLSKFGTTEGAYAMFTKRVVGDGDPAGEDTPRAIEGGGAAALGLGTAYLWRGAHLAEITYNDEAAAEPAIKALGDKLLAPLVKEIGAKLPGETALPPAAAALPEANRLPLGVRVVTKDLLGIPSTGGGAFGYYKDGDKRYRFAVLVRADEEQAKDVLATLGKGPGAQKEKGIGDGAVRFMSKEGEAPAVEWIVARTGSRLVGIGDEVRVLRSGMTADEVAKVSLGKDEKVTRLKDVIAKK, via the coding sequence ATGATGCAACGGCACGCGGCATTCGGTTCCCTCCTCGCCCTCGCCCTCGTCAGCGCTTGCAAGAACGAGGAGCCTCGTGGCGCGGCGCCTCCCCCGCCGCCCGCGGCGAAACCCGCGGCCTGCGCAGGCGGCGGCGGGACCCTGTCCGATGCGCAGTCGGCGGCATTTTTCCCGCGCACAACGGGGGGCTTTTGCCTCGACCCGAACGGCGGCGACAAGACGTACGGCGAAGGCGCGAGCCTCCCGCTCGATCAGATCTGCGACATGTTCGACGGCGAGTGCGAGATCTACAAAGGCTTCGGCGTTCGCCGCGTCGTCGAGCTGCGTTACGTCGACGGCAGCGGCAGCGCGGCGACCATCGACGTGCACCTCTCCAAGTTCGGCACGACCGAGGGCGCGTACGCGATGTTCACGAAGCGCGTCGTCGGCGACGGGGATCCCGCGGGCGAGGACACGCCGCGGGCCATCGAGGGCGGGGGCGCGGCGGCGCTCGGCCTCGGGACGGCGTACCTCTGGCGCGGCGCGCACCTCGCGGAGATCACGTACAACGACGAGGCCGCGGCGGAGCCCGCGATCAAGGCGCTCGGGGACAAACTGCTCGCGCCGCTCGTGAAGGAGATCGGGGCGAAGCTGCCCGGCGAGACGGCGCTCCCGCCGGCCGCGGCGGCGCTGCCGGAGGCGAACCGGCTGCCGCTCGGCGTGCGCGTGGTGACGAAGGATCTCCTGGGGATCCCGAGCACGGGCGGCGGCGCATTCGGCTACTACAAGGACGGGGACAAACGGTATCGGTTCGCCGTGCTGGTGCGCGCGGACGAAGAGCAGGCGAAGGACGTGCTCGCGACGCTCGGCAAGGGGCCCGGGGCGCAAAAAGAGAAGGGGATCGGCGACGGCGCCGTGCGCTTCATGAGCAAGGAAGGCGAGGCGCCCGCGGTCGAGTGGATCGTGGCGCGCACGGGCAGCCGGCTCGTGGGGATCGGCGACGAGGTGCGCGTGTTGCGGAGCGGGATGACGGCCGACGAGGTCGCGAAGGTCTCGCTCGGCAAGGACGAGAAGGTGACGCGGCTGAAGGACGTGATCGCGAAGAAGTGA
- a CDS encoding type II secretion system protein — MERRRGFTLTEILVVIFMIALLAAVASPAFIRIMRDIGLSRLTMQLAEVYRRGYVESSERATFLVRFRKPSGSVQIETIRAALDTPTPTLISPRGCNTINWDDPLLERQTYRFASTDKKTFVDVGFLGSDNTNQEIADVCFARRTAFVRYNDGAFTPMVGAAKVSVKNLSNGRIRRVLVPSFGLPRVIQ; from the coding sequence GTGGAGCGGCGGCGTGGCTTCACGCTGACCGAGATCCTCGTGGTCATCTTCATGATCGCGCTGCTCGCCGCCGTCGCGTCGCCTGCGTTCATCCGCATCATGCGCGACATCGGCCTGAGTCGGCTCACGATGCAGCTCGCGGAGGTCTACCGCCGCGGCTACGTCGAGTCGTCCGAGCGCGCCACGTTCCTCGTGCGCTTCCGCAAGCCGAGCGGCTCCGTGCAGATCGAGACGATCCGCGCCGCGCTCGACACGCCCACGCCGACGCTGATCTCGCCGCGTGGCTGCAACACGATCAACTGGGACGACCCCCTCCTCGAACGACAAACCTACAGGTTCGCCTCGACCGACAAGAAGACCTTCGTCGACGTCGGCTTCCTCGGCTCCGACAACACGAACCAAGAGATCGCCGACGTCTGCTTCGCGCGCCGCACTGCGTTCGTCCGGTACAACGACGGCGCCTTCACGCCGATGGTGGGCGCCGCGAAGGTCTCCGTGAAGAACCTCTCGAACGGCCGTATTCGCCGCGTGCTCGTGCCGTCGTTTGGCCTGCCGAGGGTGATCCAATGA
- a CDS encoding type IV pilus modification PilV family protein → MRRATRGYTIIEVMMALAILAVGATGVIALQKVALIGNSNARIGDGARQVASTWAERLKVDALQWNDPLGIPDIGETRWLATSVVYDPVNPPGPGQWILAPEVPGWSSPVADIHGADVAIGDTTTNGVFCTHLQMARAVQKPLSLVGATHPIAVRGLVRVIWRRDLAPITECRTTAPASIEDNDARYGFYYLSTVIGQEEASN, encoded by the coding sequence ATGAGGCGCGCGACGCGTGGCTACACGATCATCGAGGTCATGATGGCCCTCGCGATCCTCGCGGTCGGCGCGACGGGCGTGATCGCGCTGCAGAAGGTCGCGTTGATCGGCAACTCGAACGCGCGGATCGGCGACGGCGCGCGGCAAGTGGCGTCCACGTGGGCCGAGCGCCTCAAGGTCGACGCGCTCCAGTGGAACGATCCGCTCGGCATCCCGGACATCGGCGAGACGCGCTGGCTCGCCACGTCCGTCGTCTACGATCCGGTGAATCCACCCGGCCCCGGGCAATGGATCCTCGCGCCCGAGGTCCCCGGCTGGAGCTCGCCCGTGGCTGACATCCACGGCGCCGACGTGGCCATCGGCGACACCACGACGAACGGCGTCTTCTGCACGCACCTGCAGATGGCGCGCGCCGTCCAGAAGCCACTCTCGCTGGTCGGCGCGACGCACCCGATCGCCGTCCGCGGCCTCGTGCGCGTGATCTGGCGCCGCGACCTCGCGCCGATCACCGAGTGCCGCACGACCGCGCCCGCGAGCATCGAGGACAACGACGCGCGGTACGGCTTCTATTACCTCTCCACCGTGATCGGACAGGAGGAGGCCTCGAACTGA
- a CDS encoding prepilin-type N-terminal cleavage/methylation domain-containing protein encodes MRANHRILRSGDRRGFTLVELLVAITAGALVAAAAVLLSKNAVRLFQEEARISYAQVAVSMGLGRMGTDLEHAGRNATRNPFTDRRICAQPNLVDWPTGMRRLAPVVIEARPDLPQNAGNDLRSERITIAGDLDSGENFVMSTTLPGTSTTTIVLQPQSRAIRRLTALTQNGAVAARLAELFRVGRVLHIEGPTSDYYGRIQGFAATGTPIDSIQVAIENTPLVPIQTSAGTGPSCAIKGFGSGWPVHVISRVRYELRSVVADATFADFVQPLNPVTGDADRTELVRVELAPDDSEIPGTLELVTEYAIALRFGITALALTSQPDAPILERFPITDPVPNTQIYTIAGPPDVQGNRPEAVRSVQVRLSTRSRAPDRPTQIPAPAGRPFRFLVGSAKGADRFARVRTLEREFALVNTRGGGS; translated from the coding sequence ATGCGCGCGAACCACCGCATCCTCCGGAGCGGCGATCGGCGCGGCTTCACGCTCGTCGAGCTGCTCGTCGCCATCACCGCGGGCGCGCTCGTCGCCGCCGCGGCCGTGCTCCTCTCGAAAAACGCCGTGCGTCTCTTCCAGGAAGAGGCGCGCATCTCGTACGCGCAGGTCGCCGTGTCGATGGGCCTCGGCCGCATGGGCACGGACCTCGAGCACGCCGGGCGCAACGCCACGCGAAACCCCTTCACCGACCGGCGCATCTGCGCCCAGCCGAACCTCGTCGACTGGCCGACTGGCATGCGCAGGCTCGCGCCCGTCGTCATCGAGGCGCGCCCCGATCTGCCGCAGAACGCGGGCAACGACCTGCGGAGCGAGCGCATCACGATCGCGGGCGACCTCGACTCGGGCGAGAACTTCGTCATGAGCACGACGCTGCCCGGCACGAGCACCACGACGATCGTGCTCCAGCCGCAGAGCCGCGCGATCCGCCGCCTCACGGCGCTCACGCAAAACGGCGCCGTCGCGGCGAGGCTCGCCGAGCTCTTCCGCGTCGGCCGCGTCCTGCACATCGAGGGCCCGACGAGCGACTACTACGGCCGCATCCAGGGGTTTGCCGCGACGGGCACGCCGATCGACTCGATCCAGGTCGCGATCGAGAACACGCCCCTCGTGCCGATCCAGACATCCGCGGGCACGGGACCCTCGTGCGCGATCAAGGGGTTTGGCAGCGGATGGCCCGTGCACGTGATCTCGCGCGTCCGGTACGAACTCCGGTCCGTCGTGGCAGACGCGACCTTCGCTGATTTCGTGCAGCCGCTGAACCCCGTCACCGGCGACGCCGATCGCACCGAGCTCGTGCGTGTCGAGCTCGCGCCGGACGACAGCGAGATCCCCGGCACGCTGGAGCTCGTCACCGAGTACGCGATCGCGCTGCGCTTCGGCATCACCGCGCTCGCCCTCACCTCGCAGCCGGACGCGCCGATCCTCGAGCGCTTCCCGATCACCGATCCCGTGCCAAACACGCAGATCTACACGATCGCGGGCCCGCCCGACGTGCAGGGCAACCGACCGGAAGCCGTGCGCTCGGTGCAGGTTCGTCTCTCCACGCGATCGCGCGCGCCCGATCGCCCCACGCAGATCCCGGCGCCCGCGGGTCGCCCGTTCCGCTTCCTCGTCGGCAGCGCGAAGGGCGCGGATCGTTTCGCGCGCGTTCGCACGCTCGAGCGCGAGTTCGCGCTCGTGAACACGCGGGGAGGTGGCTCGTGA